The following proteins are encoded in a genomic region of Chryseobacterium cucumeris:
- a CDS encoding S9 family peptidase, protein MKAPQAKKIEKILEKHGDRRTDNYFWLNERENPEVIRYIEEENAYEEFIMKDTEALQEELFEEMKARYKKDDESLPYFFNEYWYIVRYEEGKEYPIFCRKYKSLENDEEIVLDVNILADGKEFFEVGSVAVSPSNELASFSSDDVGRRIYTLNFKNLKTGEILPDTIPNTTGKAVWANDNQHIFYIRKDKSLRAFQVYRHQLGTDSVEDVLIFHEEDETFDVNVFKTKSLEYIFIASSSTISDEHRFIPSDNVFAEWTVIQPRIDDLEYSVEHYKDEFYIITNADDAINFKIVKTKIDNCGMENWVDVIPHRAEVLLEGFEIFKDYLVLEERERGLLQIKIIDEKTQESYYLPFSDPTYTAYIGINLEFDTEILRYGYTSLTQPSSTYEYNMKEKTTKLLKQQEVLGGKFAPENYISERIWADSRDGKTKVPISLVYHKDTKKSPDTPLLLYGYGSYGHTVDASFSNVRLSLLDRGFIYAIAHIRGGEYLGREWYEDGKMLFKKNTFFDFIDAGKYLIRENYTSSKHMYAMGGSAGGLLVGAVVNYEPQLFNGIVAQVPFVDVVTTMLDDTIPLTTGEYDEWGNPNDEEYYHYMKDYSPYDNVEAKDYPHMLITTGFHDSQVQYWEPAKWTAKLRELKTDNNILVFKTDMSSGHGGASGRFESLKEDALEYAFLLKINNNS, encoded by the coding sequence ATGAAAGCTCCACAGGCAAAAAAAATTGAAAAAATACTAGAAAAACACGGCGATAGAAGAACTGATAATTACTTTTGGCTGAATGAAAGGGAAAACCCTGAAGTTATCCGATACATTGAGGAAGAAAATGCCTACGAAGAATTCATCATGAAAGATACGGAAGCTCTTCAGGAAGAGCTTTTCGAAGAGATGAAGGCCCGCTATAAAAAGGATGATGAGTCTCTGCCTTATTTCTTTAATGAGTACTGGTATATTGTGCGTTATGAAGAAGGCAAAGAATATCCTATCTTCTGCAGAAAGTATAAAAGCCTTGAGAATGATGAGGAAATTGTACTCGACGTTAATATTCTGGCAGACGGCAAAGAGTTTTTTGAAGTAGGAAGTGTAGCAGTAAGCCCCAGTAACGAACTGGCCTCTTTTTCTTCAGATGATGTAGGAAGAAGAATTTATACACTTAATTTTAAAAATTTAAAGACAGGAGAAATTTTGCCGGATACGATCCCTAATACCACAGGGAAAGCTGTTTGGGCGAATGATAACCAGCATATTTTTTACATCAGAAAAGACAAAAGTCTTCGGGCATTTCAGGTATACAGACATCAGCTGGGAACAGATTCAGTGGAAGATGTTCTGATTTTCCATGAAGAAGATGAGACTTTTGATGTCAATGTATTTAAGACAAAATCATTAGAGTATATTTTCATTGCAAGCTCAAGCACTATTTCGGATGAACACCGTTTTATCCCTTCTGACAATGTATTTGCAGAATGGACGGTGATCCAGCCAAGAATAGATGATCTTGAATATTCAGTAGAGCATTATAAAGACGAATTTTATATCATTACCAATGCGGATGATGCGATCAATTTCAAGATTGTAAAGACAAAGATTGATAACTGCGGTATGGAAAACTGGGTTGACGTGATTCCGCACCGTGCAGAAGTTTTACTGGAAGGTTTTGAAATTTTTAAAGATTATCTGGTTCTTGAGGAAAGAGAAAGAGGATTGCTTCAGATCAAAATCATTGATGAGAAAACACAGGAATCTTACTACTTACCTTTCTCCGATCCTACTTATACGGCTTATATCGGGATCAATCTGGAATTTGATACGGAAATTTTACGCTATGGATATACTTCTCTTACACAGCCTAGTTCCACATATGAGTACAACATGAAGGAAAAGACGACAAAACTTCTGAAACAACAGGAAGTTTTGGGTGGAAAGTTTGCTCCTGAAAATTATATTTCGGAGAGAATCTGGGCAGATTCAAGAGATGGAAAGACAAAAGTTCCTATTTCACTGGTATATCATAAAGACACTAAGAAATCACCTGACACTCCCCTTCTTTTATATGGATATGGAAGCTACGGACATACTGTTGATGCCAGCTTTTCCAATGTAAGATTGTCTTTGCTGGATAGAGGATTTATTTATGCTATTGCTCACATCCGTGGTGGAGAATATCTGGGAAGAGAATGGTATGAAGACGGGAAGATGCTGTTTAAGAAAAATACATTTTTTGATTTTATTGATGCCGGAAAATACCTGATCAGAGAAAATTATACTTCATCCAAACATATGTATGCCATGGGAGGAAGTGCCGGCGGATTGCTGGTAGGCGCTGTGGTAAATTATGAACCTCAGTTATTCAACGGAATTGTGGCACAGGTACCTTTTGTAGATGTTGTTACAACAATGTTGGATGATACGATTCCGTTGACAACCGGAGAATATGATGAGTGGGGAAATCCAAATGACGAGGAATATTACCATTATATGAAAGACTATTCTCCCTATGATAATGTAGAGGCTAAAGATTATCCTCACATGCTGATCACGACAGGATTTCATGATTCTCAGGTACAGTATTGGGAACCTGCAAAATGGACGGCAAAACTGAGAGAATTAAAAACAGATAATAATATTTTAGTCTTCAAAACCGACATGAGCTCCGGACACGGAGGGGCAAGCGGAAGATTTGAATCTCTGAAAGAAGATGCACTGGAGTATGCGTTTCTGTTAAAGATAAATAATAATTCATAA
- a CDS encoding four helix bundle protein, translating into MMDSPDYNTIFALKTKQLAIMIIKEFSKLPPNEAFSVIRKQIFRSSTSMAANYRAMCRARSKAERFSKISIVIEETDETLFWLEMLEELEYVQKEIIADIKTKTEEILKVTSSYRKMLKN; encoded by the coding sequence ATGATGGATAGCCCGGATTATAATACAATTTTTGCTCTTAAAACAAAGCAGCTAGCCATCATGATCATTAAAGAATTTTCTAAACTTCCACCTAATGAAGCCTTTTCTGTGATCAGAAAACAAATATTCCGGTCTTCTACTTCTATGGCTGCTAATTATAGAGCTATGTGCAGAGCAAGATCAAAAGCTGAGCGGTTTTCTAAAATATCTATCGTGATTGAAGAAACTGATGAAACTTTGTTTTGGCTTGAAATGTTAGAGGAACTGGAATATGTTCAAAAAGAAATTATAGCAGATATAAAAACAAAAACTGAAGAAATACTGAAAGTAACTTCTTCCTATAGAAAAATGCTAAAGAACTAA